GTTCACCAAGATTCTACCTGATTACAAGATCGAGCGAGACAATGCGCTTGATGAAGGGATGGCCGTACTCTATAACACGATTGCCGACGGAATTGAGCGGGGAGTGTTTGAGGACGAAGAGGAATATAAGGCATTGGTCATTGATTGCGGTGGAGGGACAACGGACTTATCTTCTTGTAGCTTTCGAGTCGAAGACGGGCATATGTCTTACAAAATCGATATTAATACGACCTATGAGAATGGGGACACCAATTTTGGTGGTAATAACATCACATACCGAATTATGCAATTCATGAAGATTGTTTTTGCCGACTATTACATGGGTCAACGCAATCTGAGCGATATTGATAAGCTGATCGATATCCCTGGAAATGATCTATTCCGAGAGGTCGATGAGCAGGGTGTTGAGCAAATATATAGTGAATTAGAACGAAGGTATCGTGAGGCGGAGGATGTCATCCCAACGGCATTTACCTTATATGAGAATCGTTCACGTGATGAGTATTTACGTGTACGGGGTAACTTTCACTTCTTATGGGAAATTGCTGAACAAATGAAAGAACAGTTTTTTCGCAGAACCGGAATATTGCGTAATCGATTCCACTCGGATCACGATACGCTCGAAGAAAGCGACTTACAGATTACGACGATGGATCGCTGGTTCTTATCGGTGTCTCGTAATGGAGATATGAAGGACGAGTATGAATTCCCCGATGTCGTGTTCAACATTAAGGAAATCACGCAATTAATTAAAGCGGATATATATAACGTTGTCCGTAAATTCTTGGATGATTTCTACCGTGAAGGCCGCATTAGTGATTATTCGATTATTAAACTAACGGGTCAATCTTGTCGTATCGACGTGTTCCGCGAAGCACTTAAAGAATTCGTCCCTGGACGTAGCATTGAATTCCGACAGAAGCCAGTGGAAGGTAGGATACCCGACCTTAAATTATCCTGTTTACGTGGTGCGATTCGGTATTTAAATGCACGTAAATTCGGCAGTATTGAAGTAAATATTACGAATTATTCGGCGGTTATTCCTTACGCTGTCAGTGCACATACCCATAATAACCAAGAGAAAGAGTTGATCAGTAGCTTGGAACGGAGTAACCGAGTGCTCGGCTGCATATCACGTCCATTCGATACCGCAGAGATAGAATTCTTCCTCCATGGAAGTGACGGCGGACTTCGTCAGAGCTATTTATATATTAATAAAATAGAGGATTACCGTCCTGTTACGCACGAGGAGATTAATCTGACTTATGCGGATAAAATCCCACAGGATGACACGGACTCTATCGTCAATGGAGAGACCAAATGGTTCGTGTTCGCCGATGATAACCATTGGGGATTTCACGTGCTTCCTGTAGCACGGAGGAAGGACGGATTGCACTTGGGAAGGAAACAAATATTTGCATTTGAGAGCGATCTGTCCGAACTGGATTTCTTTGACGGATTGAAGTAAAGGTACCAAGCGGCAGAGGAGGAGCGCATTGTTTACATATCTATATCCCCAGTTCAATAAAGGTAGAATTCTGAAGACAGAAATGTTGACGAACTTGCGAGATTTCCCGCGTGAATTCGTAGATATCCACTATGCGGATTATTCCGATGGTATTGTGACAGGTGCTAATCTTGAAGTCGGTCCTAAGCATCTGATTATATCACCAGGTATTGTGCGGCATGAGGGTAGGCTCTATACATTGAACAAATCCACGGAGCTTGCATATTTGGCTACAGGCAAGGAGTTAGTGGTCAAGATTCGATTCCTTGAAGTTAAGGAAGGGAGTGATTTGACGGTGTACACTAGCGAGATTGTGCTGGATGAACAAGTCGAATGTAAATCAACTGAGCTGGAGCTTGGTCGTTTCAAGCTGAAGGAAGGCGCTAGACTCCGCCAGGATTACCAGAACTTCGCTGATTTCACGACCGAATACAACACCTTGAATGTGTTGCACACATCCTATGCTGCACATGGAGAGAGTACAGTATCTCCCCTTGTGATGCGCTATTTCGCAGATCAGATGCTTCGTAGTGGCAGTGCGGACCCTCGTGATCTAGTCTTCGCGATGATGTGTGCCAATGAAGGAATCGTGTCACGCAGCCTTATCCTGCACTATATCTCGGGTCGTATGGGCATAGCATACAAGGATTATACCCATGTGCAGATTCACAAGCATTTGAGTCGGATTCTGGATAACGTTCGGAGCGGCGGTAAAGCCCGTGGTAGCCTCGCAGCGGGTGGGCCGCAGCGGGTGATTGTGGATTAGATTGTTGTTAGTTGCTGTGGTTTAAACGGGAACATTCGGAATAACACTCAGCATTCTTATAGATGTTACCCCAATAAAGTAAAGGAGATGATCTAATGGCAACATCACCCGTTACCTATGATGGTTTACAGATAGTTCCCTTTGAGATGAGATTGCACGATGTGAAGTTGGTCAAGAAAATTCACAATCACGCGAGCTTAACCTTCACTGGGATTATTCCCGAAGATAAGGAAGACTCTTATGTACGCATGGCAGATGAAGAGATACCAGTAGAACTTCTATATACTGACGAAAATGGGAAAAGTAAGAGGTTGTTTCATGGCACGATTCTTCGGCTTCATGTGAGGGTTGAAAATTATGTTTATTGGTTGGAAGCGGAAGCTGTATCTCATACGTATGCGATGGACATCAAACAGGAGACCCGTTCCTTTCAAAATAAGTCGCTGTTGATTAAAGATGTGATGCAACAGATTAGTGGAGGCTACCCAAAAGGTCAAACTTTCAATACGTTCTCTGAGAATAAGTCACTAGGTGCATTTACCTTACAGTATCAGGAAACCGATTGGCAATTTCTGAAGAGATTGGCATCCCACTATAACTCTATACTCGTGCCACTAGTGACACAAGATAGCATAAGAGTTTATTTGGGTATTCCTGAAAGCCGAGATATCGGTCAAATAGATGCCATCAACTACCGCGTATACAAAGATTTGTTGGCTTATAAGAATGAAGGTGGAGGGGACAATACTGATCTTAGTGAACAGGATTTCATCTGTTATGAAGTGATGCTGGATCAGGTGTTGGAACTAGGTGATAGGGTCACGTTTAAGGGACAGAAGCTTCATGTATTTGAAGTGCAGACCGAGATGAAGAGTAGCGTTCTCACCCATAAGTATACACTCTGCTCGAAAAAAGCAGGATACAAGCGAAAGAGATACAATTCGAAACTTATTGGAGCTTCTATTCAGGGTAAAGTGATGGAAGTTGTCAGGGACGAGGTGAAAATACAATTGGATACGGATCAGGGTTGGAGTTTAGATACAGCCTATTTGTTCCCTTATTCAACGATGTATGCTTCGGAAGATCAGACAGGTTGGTATTGTATGCCGGAGAAGGGGGACGGTGTGCGCGTATACTTTTCGAATGCAAAGGAAGCGGAAGGTATAGCACTTAGTTCCGTGAGGAAAAAGCTACCGCAGGAAGAACATTCTAGCGTAAGCAAGCCTAGTAGCACTTCGAATGCACAATCAAAAAACGTGACGACAACTATTGTTCAGCAGGAACAGCTTCAGCCCATCATTCAGTACGATAAAGATTTGAAAGATGATCTGATGGCAAATCCGAACACGAAGTTTATTCTTACTCCGTCCGGTCAGAAGCTTATGTTTGAGGATGACAAAATTACGATAGCCTCTTCGAAAGGCGGTCCATCCATCACATTAACGAACGCAGGAACGATTATTTTGAACAGCACGGATAAAATTATACTTCAAACAGGAAAGCAAATTGAATTAATGGCTGAATCAATCATCATGGTCGGTAATCAGATAGATATGTCTACAAAGGAAGGAAAGGGTCGAATTACTATCGATCAGGGTCAGGTCGTTTTAACAGGGGCTGAAATTTTGATGAAGTAATCAGGACAGATTTAAGGGGAGAATGCAATGAAGGGACAAGAAGCATGGGGAAATTTTGTTAGGCATGATGCCCTACCGCAACGGAATAATCAACTTAGAGCCCTGTATGAACACTTTTGTATTCATAAAGAAACGATTAAGAAGGAATTTGTTCAGTTGTTTGATGAATTTTGTATAGATATTGAGAAGCAACAAGTATCTGGAATGATGGGGAAATGTGTGAATATTCAAATTTCACTGATGCGAACATCAATAATGATGGGGCGACCCGTTTATATGCTGGAGGCCAATGATTTAGTATCCATTAGTGAGGTTAGAATTTCTCCATTTTGTTATGACGCTAGTTGGATTTTTGATTACATGGATGCATGGATTACAGATTTAGAAGAATCTCGAAGAGTCTATTTCGATCAGATCAAGCGACTCTCATTCGAATCTTGGTTGAGAGAGCAGGTATATCCATTTCATATGTTCATGATTCACACTGTTCGCTATGCGATGGATGAGATTATAGAATTAGCTTCCTATCAAAAAATATCGAAAGAAGCATTATTTGACATCCGTGTTGGTGAATATAGGGATCAAGAAGTTAGTGAATCAGTATTTCGAAATAATGAGTTGCAGAGGTCCTCTATTACTTGTAAAGGATGGCTAGAAGGCCTACTACAGCAGGACTATATCTTTGAACATATTGCTCAAGTAAATTTATCTCAAGGAAAGTATGAAGGAATTAATTTGCTATACACACGATTTGAGTCAGTTGATCTAAGTGGAAGTGGCCTTAAAAATAGTGTATTACTCGGAAATAAATTCATAGATTGCAAATGTGATCAAGTAGACTTCCATGGAAGTGTAGTTTTTGATACGGATTTTCGAAATTGTAGTCTTGAGAATGTTATATTCGATCACTGCGTCGGACCTCGGGACGTAATGAATGAGAAGAAGGGTACTTTTTTTGGACTTCATGGCGTCCGATTTATGCATGCAAACTTGAAAAAAGCTAGTTTCAAGTTTGCTAGGATTGCGGGCGATTTCTCATACGCGGAGTTAGAGGGTACTGATTTTACAGGTGCGGAATTAGCAGGAAGTAGGATGTTGAAACGTGATATTCTCAAAGTTTCATTAACTGAGGATCAACGCCATAGCATTACCTGGTTAGAGGGATAATTCTATTAATTAGTCGGGGGGAAGACATGGAATATTTCATCGTTGAGCAAGATCGGCGGTTGATCGGTGGAGCCATATCATTCCCAGAACGGATTCTTAAAGGGTTTGAATATGCAGAACCAAATGAAGTTCTATATACAAAATCAGAAAAAGAACTTGAGTATAGCTGTATCATCGACCGCCCTGTGCTGCTTGTTTCAGATGAACTCAGAAGAATTATCACTGAATTTGAGCCTCAAATGGAACATAAGGCAGTTGTTGTAATGGATTTGGAACGGCAGTTGCAATTCCCGTATTCCATGATGAACTTCCAGGACGTTGCATGTGATTCCAATAAACAATCTTACCTAGCTACTGGCCGGATAGAAGAAATAGTTATAGATGAAAAACAGATCAACGGTCAAGCTATTTTTAAAATAACTTATTACCGAAGTTCCTATCTTGTGGTACGCCTAGATGTTGCTGAATACTTGCTTAGGAGAAGTTTGTATGGTCTAAAGCTAAACCGAATCCAATCAATGGAGGGTGATAAATATGAATGTACCACCAAATGATAGCTTTATAAAACCAAGTACTATTATTAAGTTAACAGAGGAAGAGGTTTGGAGAAAGGAAGAGACATATGTGGCGCGTGGTGCGCACATGTATTGCACTATGGGAACCCACGAGGAAGTACTGAACCAAATTGAAAATCA
The nucleotide sequence above comes from Paenibacillus sp. IHBB 10380. Encoded proteins:
- a CDS encoding molecular chaperone — translated: MKGYSYKLHNNPTTKVSERGVAKYGRDELMEMTTFQLRNICYKQRLVEGLGNNLDRESLIRIIMKYLSAEERLFIGPICEGGLDRVQSTIRKYMQLPLQGDGGIRVPARLILYSGMAMDKSDSYRVTATAPLTESNVLLVNDRMELCGILNLQQDEGKHGQYYLSTDRETQWVLTSNRQYSLLFLRKRESEYIYNTYYQVHDQPPANIQYYKIPLAELEIRELEETNAVLAIDFGTSNTTAGAFLYNGYAASPSSLDLLNGQIHMDAINYVKFPDTTYKKTEWIEALPSVVSVADCSDPTNIQYNFGYQALRSMRHSSYSSRASVFHGMKRWVNNYAKLEEVMDTQGNIAVVPRSDILRAYISYVVTSAEHQFKCRFRHLHLSSPVKMKTQFIDMFTKILPDYKIERDNALDEGMAVLYNTIADGIERGVFEDEEEYKALVIDCGGGTTDLSSCSFRVEDGHMSYKIDINTTYENGDTNFGGNNITYRIMQFMKIVFADYYMGQRNLSDIDKLIDIPGNDLFREVDEQGVEQIYSELERRYREAEDVIPTAFTLYENRSRDEYLRVRGNFHFLWEIAEQMKEQFFRRTGILRNRFHSDHDTLEESDLQITTMDRWFLSVSRNGDMKDEYEFPDVVFNIKEITQLIKADIYNVVRKFLDDFYREGRISDYSIIKLTGQSCRIDVFREALKEFVPGRSIEFRQKPVEGRIPDLKLSCLRGAIRYLNARKFGSIEVNITNYSAVIPYAVSAHTHNNQEKELISSLERSNRVLGCISRPFDTAEIEFFLHGSDGGLRQSYLYINKIEDYRPVTHEEINLTYADKIPQDDTDSIVNGETKWFVFADDNHWGFHVLPVARRKDGLHLGRKQIFAFESDLSELDFFDGLK
- a CDS encoding pentapeptide repeat-containing protein, with the translated sequence MKGQEAWGNFVRHDALPQRNNQLRALYEHFCIHKETIKKEFVQLFDEFCIDIEKQQVSGMMGKCVNIQISLMRTSIMMGRPVYMLEANDLVSISEVRISPFCYDASWIFDYMDAWITDLEESRRVYFDQIKRLSFESWLREQVYPFHMFMIHTVRYAMDEIIELASYQKISKEALFDIRVGEYRDQEVSESVFRNNELQRSSITCKGWLEGLLQQDYIFEHIAQVNLSQGKYEGINLLYTRFESVDLSGSGLKNSVLLGNKFIDCKCDQVDFHGSVVFDTDFRNCSLENVIFDHCVGPRDVMNEKKGTFFGLHGVRFMHANLKKASFKFARIAGDFSYAELEGTDFTGAELAGSRMLKRDILKVSLTEDQRHSITWLEG
- a CDS encoding DNA and RNA helicase, with the translated sequence MFTYLYPQFNKGRILKTEMLTNLRDFPREFVDIHYADYSDGIVTGANLEVGPKHLIISPGIVRHEGRLYTLNKSTELAYLATGKELVVKIRFLEVKEGSDLTVYTSEIVLDEQVECKSTELELGRFKLKEGARLRQDYQNFADFTTEYNTLNVLHTSYAAHGESTVSPLVMRYFADQMLRSGSADPRDLVFAMMCANEGIVSRSLILHYISGRMGIAYKDYTHVQIHKHLSRILDNVRSGGKARGSLAAGGPQRVIVD
- a CDS encoding contractile injection system protein, VgrG/Pvc8 family, giving the protein MATSPVTYDGLQIVPFEMRLHDVKLVKKIHNHASLTFTGIIPEDKEDSYVRMADEEIPVELLYTDENGKSKRLFHGTILRLHVRVENYVYWLEAEAVSHTYAMDIKQETRSFQNKSLLIKDVMQQISGGYPKGQTFNTFSENKSLGAFTLQYQETDWQFLKRLASHYNSILVPLVTQDSIRVYLGIPESRDIGQIDAINYRVYKDLLAYKNEGGGDNTDLSEQDFICYEVMLDQVLELGDRVTFKGQKLHVFEVQTEMKSSVLTHKYTLCSKKAGYKRKRYNSKLIGASIQGKVMEVVRDEVKIQLDTDQGWSLDTAYLFPYSTMYASEDQTGWYCMPEKGDGVRVYFSNAKEAEGIALSSVRKKLPQEEHSSVSKPSSTSNAQSKNVTTTIVQQEQLQPIIQYDKDLKDDLMANPNTKFILTPSGQKLMFEDDKITIASSKGGPSITLTNAGTIILNSTDKIILQTGKQIELMAESIIMVGNQIDMSTKEGKGRITIDQGQVVLTGAEILMK